Proteins found in one Paenibacillus dendritiformis genomic segment:
- the prsW gene encoding glutamic-type intramembrane protease PrsW, protein MESTTPILPLLTAAIAPGIALLVYFYLKDRYDYEPIHMVVRVFLLGFLIVFPIMIVQHGLVLWWGDNPLVSSFAISAGVEEAVKWFVLYHMIYNHVEFDEHYDGILYAVAVSLGFATIENVLYAWINHSSFSHLLLRALLPVSGHAMFGVMMGYYMGKAKFTKDNGGRTRRYLAYSLLFPIFWHGIYDLILLTVTRYWIWFVVPLMIFLWYYGMGKVRRANARSPLHLVKREEEINM, encoded by the coding sequence ATGGAATCAACGACGCCGATACTGCCTTTGCTGACGGCCGCGATAGCCCCCGGCATTGCGCTGTTGGTGTACTTCTATCTGAAGGACCGCTATGATTATGAACCGATTCATATGGTCGTGCGCGTGTTCCTGCTCGGATTTTTGATTGTCTTCCCGATAATGATTGTGCAGCACGGGCTCGTGCTGTGGTGGGGAGACAACCCGCTCGTATCCTCCTTCGCCATTTCGGCTGGGGTGGAAGAGGCGGTCAAATGGTTCGTGCTGTATCATATGATCTATAATCATGTTGAGTTCGACGAGCATTACGACGGAATTTTATACGCCGTTGCAGTGTCTCTAGGCTTTGCCACCATCGAGAACGTCCTGTATGCATGGATTAATCATTCTTCCTTCTCGCATTTGCTCCTGCGGGCGCTGCTGCCGGTATCGGGGCATGCGATGTTCGGCGTGATGATGGGCTACTATATGGGCAAGGCGAAGTTCACCAAGGACAATGGCGGACGGACCAGGCGCTACCTGGCCTATTCCCTGCTGTTCCCTATTTTCTGGCATGGCATTTATGATCTGATATTGTTGACGGTGACACGTTACTGGATATGGTTTGTCGTACCGCTGATGATTTTTCTGTGGTACTACGGCATGGGCAAGGTGCGCCGGGCGAATGCCCGCTCGCCTCTTCATCTGGTGAAGCGGGAGGAAGAGATTAATATGTGA
- a CDS encoding Glu/Leu/Phe/Val family dehydrogenase, with translation MTANDHNSLLASTQLVIEQALQRLGYGQDMVDLMKEPLRMLTVRIPVRMDDGKVQVFTGFRAQHNDAVGPTKGGVRFHPDVTEEEVKALSIWMSLKCGIADLPYGGGKGGIICDPRRMSFGELERLSRGYVRAISQMVGPNKDIPAPDVMTNSQVMAWMVDEYSHIREFDSPGFITGKPIVLGGSKGRETATAQGVVMMIFEALKVRGIPLKDARVIVQGFGNAGSYLSKFMHEAGAKVVGISDVNGALYDPEGLDIPDLIDRRDSFGTVTNLFKNTITNEELLVQPCDILVPAAIENQITEDNAHQIQASIIVEAANGPTTIEATKIVTERGILLVPDVLASAGGVIVSYFEWVQNNQGYYWSEEEVMQKLQTLMTAGFNKVYETHQMKQVDMRLAAYMVGVRKTAEAARYRGWV, from the coding sequence ATGACCGCTAATGATCACAACTCCCTACTTGCTTCTACTCAGCTCGTCATTGAACAGGCATTGCAGCGTCTGGGTTATGGACAAGATATGGTGGACCTGATGAAGGAACCGCTTCGCATGCTGACGGTGCGGATACCGGTGCGCATGGATGACGGCAAAGTTCAGGTGTTCACCGGCTTCCGTGCCCAGCATAACGATGCTGTCGGTCCAACCAAGGGAGGCGTGCGCTTTCATCCGGATGTGACGGAAGAAGAGGTCAAAGCCCTGTCCATATGGATGAGCTTGAAATGCGGAATTGCAGACTTGCCGTACGGCGGCGGCAAAGGCGGAATTATTTGCGATCCGCGGCGGATGTCGTTCGGCGAACTGGAGCGGTTGAGCCGCGGATATGTCCGCGCGATTAGCCAGATGGTCGGTCCGAACAAGGACATTCCGGCGCCGGACGTCATGACCAACTCGCAAGTTATGGCATGGATGGTCGATGAGTATAGCCATATTCGGGAGTTCGACTCCCCGGGCTTCATTACGGGCAAGCCGATCGTGCTTGGAGGATCGAAGGGGCGCGAGACCGCCACGGCGCAGGGCGTCGTCATGATGATCTTCGAAGCGCTCAAGGTGCGCGGCATTCCGCTCAAGGATGCGCGCGTCATCGTGCAGGGCTTCGGGAACGCCGGCAGCTATCTGTCCAAGTTCATGCATGAAGCGGGAGCGAAGGTGGTCGGCATCTCGGACGTCAACGGTGCGCTCTACGATCCGGAAGGGCTCGACATCCCGGATTTGATAGACCGCCGGGATTCGTTCGGCACCGTCACCAATCTGTTCAAGAATACGATTACGAACGAAGAATTGCTCGTGCAGCCTTGCGATATTCTCGTTCCGGCAGCGATTGAGAATCAGATTACCGAGGACAACGCCCATCAGATCCAGGCGAGCATTATCGTCGAAGCGGCCAACGGACCGACGACGATCGAAGCGACCAAGATTGTCACGGAACGGGGCATTCTGCTCGTGCCGGACGTCTTGGCAAGCGCCGGCGGCGTCATCGTCTCCTATTTCGAATGGGTTCAGAACAACCAAGGCTACTACTGGAGTGAGGAAGAAGTTATGCAGAAGCTGCAAACGCTGATGACGGCGGGCTTCAACAAAGTATACGAGACGCATCAGATGAAGCAAGTGGACATGCGGCTCGCCGCTTATATGGTCGGCGTGCGCAAGACGGCTGAAGCGGCGCGCTACCGGGGGTGGGTGTAA
- a CDS encoding genetic competence negative regulator, translating into MKIERLSQDKIRVFLTFDDLSERGIQREDLWREMTKLQELFAEMMDQAYTELGFDATGPLAVEVFAMPAQGMVVIVTRTRWDGAGHHASGADEDELDDVYEMEVTLEESDTIVFAFRDFEHFIEAAHTVNTNFSVSGALYQYNNQWIYYTEPADLDSHRLQGLVSILAEYGEAASVTAAVLEEYGTCILPENAISVICSHFPPRHA; encoded by the coding sequence ATGAAAATCGAACGTCTGAGCCAAGACAAAATCCGTGTTTTTCTTACGTTCGACGATTTGTCGGAGCGCGGGATCCAACGCGAAGATCTGTGGCGCGAGATGACGAAGCTGCAGGAGCTGTTCGCGGAAATGATGGACCAGGCTTACACTGAACTCGGATTCGACGCGACGGGACCGCTTGCCGTAGAAGTGTTCGCAATGCCTGCCCAAGGCATGGTCGTCATTGTAACCCGAACCCGCTGGGATGGTGCGGGGCATCATGCGAGCGGCGCGGATGAAGACGAGCTGGATGATGTGTATGAAATGGAAGTAACGCTGGAAGAGAGCGACACCATCGTTTTCGCTTTCCGCGATTTTGAGCATTTCATCGAGGCGGCTCATACGGTGAATACCAATTTCTCCGTCTCAGGTGCGCTATACCAATATAATAATCAGTGGATATATTATACGGAACCGGCGGATCTCGACTCTCACCGTCTGCAAGGTCTGGTTTCCATTCTTGCTGAGTATGGGGAAGCCGCGTCCGTCACCGCCGCAGTTCTGGAGGAGTACGGTACATGCATTCTCCCGGAGAATGCGATTTCCGTCATTTGCAGTCATTTCCCTCCTCGGCACGCCTAA
- a CDS encoding DNA-directed RNA polymerase produces the protein MRAFFTGSALGVIAGMYMADRRSLANLQSKLQVAGNVMQDVMGQAKNKVMDSAMTNLANMGNALSKAAGQANANEFSLDKVKQLIDSDPEVKRKVDAILSENGLAPLPSSMNSSAAAATAQDALKTSVQALEAKADMQQQARH, from the coding sequence ATGAGAGCATTTTTTACCGGTTCGGCTCTCGGTGTAATCGCTGGCATGTATATGGCCGATCGCCGATCGCTTGCGAACCTGCAGTCCAAGCTTCAGGTGGCTGGAAACGTGATGCAGGACGTGATGGGCCAAGCGAAAAACAAAGTGATGGATTCTGCGATGACGAATCTGGCCAATATGGGCAACGCCTTGTCCAAAGCGGCCGGCCAAGCGAACGCGAACGAGTTCAGCCTGGACAAAGTTAAGCAGCTCATCGACAGCGATCCGGAAGTCAAGCGCAAGGTTGATGCGATTCTGAGCGAGAACGGACTGGCTCCGCTGCCTTCATCCATGAATTCTTCGGCTGCTGCCGCGACCGCCCAGGATGCCTTAAAGACTTCGGTTCAAGCGTTAGAGGCCAAAGCGGACATGCAGCAGCAAGCCCGCCACTAA
- a CDS encoding metallophosphoesterase: MIAVIGLVVLGFCAVTGYMLREASGCNIVEEEVSLRRLPSSFDGTRLFFISDIHRRTITEREMAVLLKHAKADLVILGGDITEAGVPLERCRHNIRMLSRLGPVVAVHGNHDYKTDIRRLDDMLRGLGVKLLDNEAVRLERDGAGIWLVGWDDFSTGRTNARLSMLDVREQPGCTIVVTHDPRSLRGENMEGIDLVLSGHTHGGQICLPGLGPIRTGKFYRQYLAGWYPFSDKDGHHTRLFISRGYGTSHVPFRLCSPPEVHFITLRAR, from the coding sequence ATGATTGCTGTTATCGGTCTTGTTGTACTGGGCTTCTGTGCCGTTACGGGCTACATGTTGCGGGAAGCGAGCGGATGTAACATTGTGGAAGAGGAAGTGTCGTTAAGGCGGCTGCCGTCATCCTTCGACGGCACCCGCTTGTTTTTTATTTCTGATATTCATCGCCGGACCATTACCGAGCGGGAGATGGCAGTTCTGCTGAAGCATGCCAAGGCGGATCTCGTCATCCTTGGCGGCGATATAACGGAAGCCGGCGTTCCGCTGGAACGGTGCAGGCATAACATACGGATGCTGTCGCGCCTTGGTCCTGTCGTTGCCGTTCATGGCAATCATGATTACAAGACCGATATCCGCAGGCTTGACGATATGCTGAGGGGATTGGGCGTGAAGCTGCTGGACAATGAAGCCGTCCGGCTGGAGCGGGATGGAGCGGGGATATGGCTGGTCGGCTGGGATGACTTCAGTACGGGAAGAACGAACGCCAGGCTCAGTATGCTTGACGTTCGGGAGCAGCCGGGGTGCACCATCGTCGTTACTCATGATCCGCGCTCGCTGCGCGGGGAGAATATGGAGGGCATCGATTTGGTTTTGTCGGGGCATACTCATGGCGGCCAAATTTGCTTGCCGGGCCTCGGACCTATCCGGACAGGGAAGTTTTACCGCCAATACTTGGCCGGCTGGTATCCGTTCTCCGACAAAGACGGACATCACACACGATTATTCATCAGCAGGGGATATGGGACCTCGCATGTCCCTTTCCGCCTGTGCAGCCCGCCGGAGGTTCATTTCATTACGCTTCGGGCACGCTAA
- a CDS encoding CPBP family intramembrane glutamic endopeptidase has translation MKQKWNQFKERQVRVHELDDRLLLLNLYLTQGLTLLAGLIWIWLQGRNPFALLALPAGWQWLWWSAGLAVVVVLVDIAVSQFVPEEMTDDGGMNEKLFGKRPVWHIVVICLIVGICEELLFRGAVQHAFGPYWTSILFAAIHVRYLRHWLPTLMVFLISYALGTVYEWTGTLWAPIAAHFFIDLIMGLILRFRREL, from the coding sequence ATGAAACAGAAATGGAATCAATTTAAAGAACGGCAGGTTCGTGTTCACGAACTGGACGATCGCCTCCTGCTCCTTAACCTGTACCTGACGCAAGGCTTGACCCTGCTGGCAGGACTCATATGGATATGGCTGCAGGGCAGAAATCCGTTCGCCCTTCTGGCTCTGCCGGCAGGATGGCAGTGGCTGTGGTGGAGCGCCGGACTGGCCGTCGTCGTCGTGCTCGTCGATATTGCCGTATCGCAATTCGTGCCGGAGGAAATGACAGATGACGGGGGCATGAACGAGAAGCTGTTCGGCAAGCGGCCGGTGTGGCATATTGTCGTCATTTGCCTTATTGTAGGCATATGTGAAGAGCTGCTGTTCCGGGGGGCGGTGCAGCATGCTTTTGGTCCGTACTGGACCAGCATTCTGTTCGCCGCGATCCATGTCCGCTATTTGCGCCATTGGCTGCCGACACTGATGGTATTTCTAATCAGCTATGCGCTCGGGACCGTCTACGAGTGGACGGGAACATTGTGGGCGCCTATTGCGGCTCATTTTTTCATTGATTTGATTATGGGACTTATTTTACGCTTTCGGAGGGAGTTATGA
- a CDS encoding inorganic diphosphatase codes for MSNLVVEAFVEIPAGSQNKYEYDKEKGRFILDRVLYSPMHYPTEYGYVNDTLAEDGDPLDILVLTTFPTFPGCVIESRVIGVLIMSDDKGRDEKLLAVPTKDPRWNEVKSLHDVQPHLLQEISHFFQVYKDLENKKTTIEGWKDAEFAKNLYEQCIVRYNATK; via the coding sequence ATGTCCAACTTGGTTGTAGAGGCTTTCGTCGAAATTCCGGCTGGAAGCCAAAACAAATATGAGTATGACAAGGAAAAAGGCCGATTCATTCTCGATCGCGTTCTCTACTCCCCGATGCATTATCCAACCGAATACGGGTATGTGAACGATACGCTGGCGGAGGACGGAGATCCGCTTGACATTCTCGTTCTCACCACCTTCCCGACTTTCCCGGGCTGCGTCATCGAGTCCCGCGTCATCGGGGTGCTCATCATGTCCGACGACAAAGGCCGCGACGAGAAGCTCCTCGCCGTGCCGACGAAAGATCCCCGCTGGAATGAAGTGAAATCGCTGCACGACGTGCAGCCGCATCTTTTGCAAGAAATCTCGCACTTCTTCCAAGTCTATAAAGACTTGGAGAACAAGAAGACGACCATCGAAGGCTGGAAGGATGCCGAATTCGCCAAAAATCTGTATGAACAGTGCATTGTCCGATACAACGCAACCAAATAA
- the serA gene encoding phosphoglycerate dehydrogenase produces the protein MFKVLVSDPISDFGIQQLVDAQDVTVLKKTGLSEDELIDIIGDVDALLVRSQTRVTARIMEAAKQLKVIGRAGVGVDNIDLEAATKRGIIVINAPDGNTITTCEHAFAMMMALSRHIPQAYVKTISGVWDRKSFLGVELMNKTLGVLGMGRIGSEVAKRAKAFGMEVIGYDPFMTDERAEKLGIKLGTVDEIIRAADFITVHTPLTDETRHMISRPQFEVMKRGMRIINCARGGIIDERALIEAIDEGIVAGAAFDVFEAEPPAADHPFLSHPKIIVTPHLGASTVEAQENVAVDVSEQVLHILRNEPFKNAVNMPPVAPSVLKKIQPYFKLAEKLGQFAGQMAKSPVLEIVVNYCGDLAEVDTQPITRHIVKGVLSRHLGSDVNEVNSMHLAKVRDIHILVEKSHIAKGFTNLLTVKLRTSTEERLVAGTLLNGYGERIVQIDKYTVDLVPEGYLLLISHHDKPGVIGLVGSLLGNNGVNIATMQVGRKIAGGDAIMVLSVDKSVPQDVLAELKAHADINKAKVIVL, from the coding sequence ATGTTTAAAGTACTCGTATCGGATCCGATCAGCGATTTCGGCATCCAGCAGCTGGTCGATGCGCAGGATGTGACCGTCCTGAAGAAGACCGGATTGTCGGAAGACGAGCTGATCGACATCATCGGCGATGTCGACGCCCTGCTGGTCCGCAGCCAGACGCGGGTGACGGCGCGCATCATGGAAGCCGCCAAGCAGCTCAAGGTTATCGGACGCGCGGGTGTCGGCGTCGACAACATCGATCTGGAAGCCGCGACGAAGCGTGGAATCATCGTTATCAATGCGCCGGACGGCAACACGATTACGACCTGCGAGCATGCCTTCGCCATGATGATGGCGTTGTCGCGCCATATTCCGCAAGCGTATGTGAAGACGATTAGCGGCGTATGGGACCGCAAATCGTTCCTTGGCGTCGAATTGATGAACAAGACGCTCGGCGTGCTCGGGATGGGCCGAATCGGGAGCGAGGTCGCGAAGCGCGCCAAGGCGTTCGGCATGGAAGTCATCGGCTACGATCCGTTCATGACGGACGAACGGGCGGAGAAGCTTGGCATTAAGCTCGGAACGGTTGACGAGATTATCCGCGCAGCCGATTTCATCACGGTCCATACTCCGCTTACCGACGAGACGCGCCATATGATTTCCCGTCCGCAGTTCGAAGTGATGAAGCGGGGTATGCGCATCATCAACTGCGCGCGCGGCGGCATTATCGATGAACGGGCGCTTATTGAAGCGATTGACGAGGGCATCGTAGCCGGAGCGGCCTTCGACGTGTTCGAGGCGGAACCGCCGGCTGCGGATCATCCGTTCTTGAGTCATCCGAAGATCATTGTCACCCCTCACCTGGGCGCATCGACGGTAGAAGCGCAAGAGAACGTGGCGGTTGATGTCTCCGAGCAGGTGCTGCATATTTTGCGGAACGAACCATTCAAAAATGCGGTGAATATGCCGCCGGTCGCGCCAAGCGTGCTGAAGAAGATCCAGCCTTACTTCAAGCTCGCCGAGAAGCTGGGGCAGTTCGCCGGCCAAATGGCCAAAAGCCCTGTCCTGGAGATCGTCGTCAATTATTGCGGCGACCTGGCCGAGGTGGATACTCAGCCGATTACGCGCCACATCGTCAAAGGCGTTCTGTCCCGCCATCTTGGCTCCGATGTGAATGAAGTCAACTCGATGCATCTGGCCAAGGTCCGCGACATCCATATTTTGGTGGAGAAATCCCATATCGCCAAAGGATTCACCAACCTGCTGACGGTCAAGCTGCGCACCAGCACCGAGGAACGGCTCGTAGCCGGCACGCTGCTGAACGGATACGGAGAACGGATCGTCCAGATCGATAAATATACAGTGGACTTGGTGCCGGAAGGCTATCTCCTTCTTATCTCGCATCATGACAAGCCGGGCGTCATCGGACTGGTCGGCTCCCTGCTCGGCAACAACGGCGTGAACATCGCCACGATGCAGGTAGGACGCAAAATCGCCGGCGGAGACGCGATTATGGTGCTGTCTGTGGACAAGTCGGTGCCGCAGGATGTGCTCGCGGAACTGAAGGCTCATGCGGATATCAATAAAGCGAAAGTCATCGTATTATAA
- a CDS encoding sensor histidine kinase yields the protein MKFWRSIVGKLWMTIIGLVAFVMATLGVYLLPYIDSNFAHPNDIKQLFVYTAITGFSLTTFFALFLFTKITQPLRKLKEAADTIRQGEYSTKVTIRSSDEIGELSRTFNHMAEELKLTIQDLQHEKEHLASVLRSMTDAVITFDAAGQMLLTNPQGEAILNTWNQMEWNIQEEGAESSAVPDPLKPYFHTVVKEGKEVTARVHVQKEVWSVVMGPLHADSRVRGAVAVLRDITEEVKLEKMRTDFVANVSHEIRTPLSMLQGYSEALMDDIAASPEERQELVQVIHDESLRMGRLVKDLLDLAKMESGHMQMHWNETDVNELIHRVYRKYTVLAKEQQIPIVLKLEAHDPVLPAADEDRLEQVLTNLLDNALRHSSAGEEIGIGTSRGMSADGGETLSIVVQDHGQGIPSEDLPYIFDRFYKADKARKREATGGTGLGLAIVKNIVEAHKGSIQVHSIQGEGTTFTIQLPIPVSQKENG from the coding sequence GTGAAATTTTGGCGAAGCATTGTCGGAAAGCTATGGATGACTATCATCGGCCTCGTCGCCTTCGTCATGGCGACATTGGGCGTATACCTGCTGCCGTACATTGACAGCAACTTCGCGCATCCGAATGACATTAAGCAATTGTTCGTCTATACCGCCATTACCGGCTTCTCGCTGACGACGTTCTTCGCGTTGTTCCTGTTCACGAAGATTACGCAGCCGCTCCGCAAGCTGAAGGAGGCGGCCGACACGATCCGGCAAGGAGAGTACTCCACGAAGGTGACGATACGCTCCTCCGACGAGATCGGCGAGCTGTCGCGCACGTTCAACCATATGGCGGAGGAGCTGAAGCTGACCATTCAGGATTTGCAGCATGAGAAGGAGCACCTGGCCAGCGTGCTGCGGAGCATGACCGACGCGGTGATTACGTTCGACGCGGCCGGCCAGATGCTGCTCACGAATCCGCAGGGTGAAGCGATCCTGAATACCTGGAATCAGATGGAGTGGAACATTCAGGAGGAAGGGGCCGAATCTTCGGCGGTTCCCGATCCGTTGAAGCCTTATTTCCACACGGTCGTGAAGGAAGGGAAGGAAGTGACGGCGCGGGTTCACGTACAGAAGGAAGTGTGGTCGGTCGTGATGGGCCCGCTCCATGCCGACAGCCGCGTGCGCGGGGCGGTCGCCGTGCTGCGGGATATTACGGAGGAAGTCAAGCTCGAGAAAATGCGGACGGACTTCGTCGCCAATGTGTCCCATGAGATCCGGACCCCGCTCTCGATGCTGCAAGGGTACAGCGAGGCGCTGATGGATGATATCGCCGCCTCTCCGGAGGAACGTCAGGAACTGGTCCAGGTCATTCATGACGAATCGCTGCGCATGGGGCGTCTTGTCAAAGATCTGCTTGATCTGGCCAAGATGGAATCGGGCCATATGCAGATGCATTGGAACGAGACCGACGTGAATGAATTGATTCACCGCGTGTATCGCAAATATACGGTGCTCGCGAAGGAGCAGCAGATTCCGATCGTGCTGAAGCTCGAAGCGCATGATCCGGTGCTGCCCGCCGCCGACGAGGATCGGCTGGAGCAGGTGCTGACCAATCTGCTGGACAATGCGCTGCGGCATTCTTCGGCCGGCGAGGAAATAGGCATCGGCACGAGCCGCGGCATGTCCGCCGACGGCGGAGAGACGCTCAGCATCGTCGTTCAGGACCACGGCCAGGGCATACCGTCTGAGGATCTCCCCTATATTTTCGACCGCTTCTACAAGGCGGACAAGGCCCGCAAGCGGGAAGCAACCGGCGGGACCGGATTGGGTCTGGCTATCGTCAAAAATATTGTGGAGGCCCACAAGGGCTCTATCCAGGTTCACAGCATCCAGGGCGAGGGGACAACGTTCACCATCCAGCTCCCGATCCCGGTGTCACAAAAAGAGAACGGATGA
- a CDS encoding response regulator transcription factor, with translation MSEHVNRILVVDDEERIRRLLKMYLEKEGYAIDEAEDGEMALRKAVSEDYDLILLDVMLPGIDGIEVCTRLRQVKATPIIMLTAKGEEMNRVQGFEVGADDYVVKPFSPREVIYRVKAVLRRSSATAFLTNDPKTSNNIVFPHLVIEHDAHRVTAGGQEVSLTPKEYELLHYLAISPDKVFSREELLKDVWNYEFFGDLRTVDTHVKRLREKLNKVSPEAAAMITTVWGVGYKLEVPK, from the coding sequence ATGTCTGAACATGTGAATCGCATACTGGTAGTTGATGATGAAGAACGCATTCGCCGCTTGCTCAAAATGTATCTGGAAAAAGAGGGGTACGCGATTGATGAGGCGGAAGATGGAGAAATGGCGCTCCGCAAAGCGGTAAGCGAAGATTATGATTTGATCCTGCTCGACGTGATGCTGCCGGGAATAGACGGCATCGAAGTATGCACGCGGCTGCGGCAGGTTAAGGCGACGCCGATCATAATGCTTACCGCGAAGGGCGAAGAAATGAACCGGGTGCAAGGGTTTGAGGTGGGGGCGGATGACTATGTGGTCAAGCCGTTCAGTCCGCGCGAAGTGATTTACCGGGTCAAGGCGGTGCTTCGCCGTTCGTCGGCGACGGCGTTCTTGACCAACGATCCGAAGACGAGCAACAATATCGTATTCCCTCATTTGGTTATTGAGCATGATGCCCACCGCGTCACGGCGGGCGGCCAGGAAGTGAGTCTGACGCCGAAGGAGTATGAGCTGCTTCACTATTTGGCGATATCTCCGGACAAAGTGTTCTCGCGCGAGGAACTGCTGAAGGATGTATGGAACTACGAATTTTTCGGGGATCTGCGGACGGTGGATACTCATGTGAAGCGTCTGCGCGAGAAGCTGAACAAGGTGTCTCCGGAGGCGGCGGCCATGATTACGACCGTATGGGGCGTCGGTTACAAGTTAGAGGTGCCTAAATAA
- the ccsA gene encoding cytochrome c biogenesis protein CcsA yields MNLLQFSQDAYIVAFFLFCIAFILFVFALGGGKSQASGRRERKWGKIAFAVTLIGFLAQAAYFFTRWIGAGHIPVSNMYEFMSFLAMMIIAAFVVVYLIYRSTVLGAFGVPLAVIIMGYASVFPSEVQPLIPQLDSIWLYIHVTMVALGYAFFAVGFLAGLLHLLRSVRWDAGAPRRPQRWLEFTMASIVIVVGFISIVFIFRGAGYEVIIDQKVESVKNGQIETRLEKVTYQMPPLVAPYNSDSASLQKVPSFIGISLPLMEAPSWMKGVQAGRKLNTVIWSLLAGLALYGLIRLLIRKPIAKSIQPLVRGVDPELADEISYRSIALGFPVFTLGGLIFAMIWAQIAWSRFWAWDPKEVWALITWLFYSAYLHLRLSRSWIGTKSSWLAVIGFLIVMFTLVGVNLIISGLHSYAGV; encoded by the coding sequence TTGAATCTGCTACAATTTAGCCAGGATGCCTATATCGTCGCATTTTTCTTGTTCTGCATCGCGTTCATTCTGTTCGTGTTCGCCCTGGGAGGCGGCAAATCCCAGGCTTCCGGCCGCCGGGAGCGGAAGTGGGGGAAGATAGCGTTCGCCGTGACGCTTATCGGCTTCTTGGCGCAGGCCGCCTACTTCTTCACGCGCTGGATTGGCGCAGGACATATTCCGGTCAGCAATATGTACGAATTTATGTCCTTCCTGGCGATGATGATTATTGCCGCTTTCGTCGTGGTGTATCTGATATACCGTTCAACGGTGCTCGGCGCATTCGGGGTGCCGCTGGCTGTTATCATTATGGGTTATGCCTCTGTCTTTCCAAGTGAAGTCCAGCCGCTAATCCCGCAGCTAGACTCTATCTGGCTCTATATCCATGTAACGATGGTCGCGCTTGGCTACGCGTTCTTCGCGGTCGGCTTCCTGGCCGGGCTGCTTCATCTGCTGCGCTCGGTCCGCTGGGATGCCGGTGCGCCGCGCCGGCCGCAGCGATGGCTTGAGTTCACGATGGCCAGCATCGTCATCGTCGTCGGCTTCATCTCGATTGTGTTTATTTTCCGCGGGGCCGGATACGAGGTCATCATTGACCAGAAGGTGGAGAGCGTCAAGAACGGTCAAATCGAGACGAGGCTGGAAAAGGTCACGTATCAAATGCCGCCGCTGGTCGCTCCGTACAACAGCGATTCGGCTTCCTTGCAGAAGGTGCCGAGCTTCATCGGCATTTCGCTTCCGCTGATGGAAGCGCCAAGCTGGATGAAGGGCGTGCAGGCGGGACGGAAGCTGAACACCGTCATCTGGTCGCTTCTGGCCGGGCTCGCGTTGTATGGCCTCATTCGCCTGCTCATCCGGAAGCCGATCGCGAAGTCGATTCAACCGCTTGTCCGCGGCGTCGATCCGGAGCTGGCCGATGAGATCAGCTACCGGTCCATTGCGCTAGGCTTCCCGGTATTTACGCTGGGCGGGCTTATCTTCGCGATGATCTGGGCGCAGATTGCCTGGTCCCGATTCTGGGCCTGGGATCCGAAGGAGGTGTGGGCGCTCATTACGTGGCTCTTTTACAGCGCCTACCTGCATCTGCGCCTGTCCCGCAGCTGGATCGGGACGAAATCGTCCTGGCTTGCCGTCATTGGCTTTTTGATTGTTATGTTTACTTTGGTCGGAGTCAATCTTATTATCTCCGGGCTGCATTCCTATGCCGGAGTATAA